ATTGCAACTATTTCCTAAATCGTGTAAATTACATTATAGAGGATGCAAGCCGAATTGTCAAGTTCTTACAGGGGTGTTATTCCAAAGTATCATGTACATCATCGGAATTGATGGCGGCGGGACCAAAACGGTTGGCATCTTGGCGACAGCAACGGGGCAACGCCTCACACGAGTGGAATCAGGACCCGCAAACTATCATGTCGTTGGCGAGGCGAAAACGCAGGCAGTTTTGGAAGACATCGTCAGGGAACTTTACGAAAAAGCCGACATTCCAGCAACAAGTGTTGTCCAGTTCTGCTTGGGTATGGCGGGCTTGGGACGTCCCACAGATCGAGAAGTGATCGGAGAAATTTGTGATGAACTCGGCATCTGCGAAAATCGGATCTTGACCCACGACGCACAGATCGCTCTTGTGGGTGGCACGGAGAAACAGGAAGGTGTCATTGTCATTTCTGGAACGGGCGCGATTGTTTACGGTATCAATGCCGAGGGCAGCGAAGCACGCGCGAGCGGATGGGGATACCTGCTTGGAGACGAAGGAAGTGGTTACCATATTGCTATAAAGGCACTTCAAGCCGTCGTTCGCGCTGCTGATGGCAGAGACGATCAGACCGAATTGACAGATCGAGTACTCAATAGACTTGAACTGAGCGAACCGAGCGAACTGATTCGCTGGACGCACGCCGCGAGTCGAGATACGATTGCCCAGTTGGCAGAGGTGGTGTTTGACACTGCCCGAACAGCGGATGCTGTCGCTGCAGGCATTATTGATGAAGCGGCTGATGAACTCGTTTGTGCCGCGGTTAGTGTAATTAAACAGTTGAAATTCACAGAGCCATTTGATATTGTTCTCAGTGGTGGGAATCTGATCCATCAAACGATGTTTACCGACAAACTCCGCCACCGGTTTGCGAGGATTCAACCAGAAACATCGGTGCAACTCCCAAAACATGAGCCTGCCTACGGTGCCGTGTTGTTAGCACAAGCGAGTTTGTAGAAAGACATCGTGTCAGGCCAATAGGTTCCAGTTTTAAAAAACTTCAAAAACAGTAGCCCGTAATGAAACGGAGGGCGGATTTAAGGGGGGCACGTTAAAGTTTTAATGCACACAGTTCTCCCACAAGGTATAATTAAAAAAACAGAAGAGCAAAATCCGAATTCTGTTGACATTGACCTGAAGTCAACATCAGAAATCATCCAGATCTTTCACGAAGAAGATCAGAAAGCGATTAAGGCAGTAGAAGCAGAATCCGAAGCGATCGCACACGCTATTGAATTATGCGTTGCGGCATTTCGCGCCGGTGGCAGACTCTTGTATGTCGGCGCGGGTACGAGTGGTAGACTTGGCGTGTTGGATGCCTCTGAATGTCCGCCTACCTTTAGCACGTCGCCAGAAATGGTCCAAGGGATAATTGCCGGTGGAGATGTTGCCTTACGTCGCTCGGTGGAAGGTGAAGAGGATAAGCCTGAAAAGGGTGCGCTCGCCGTCCGAGAGCGACACCTCACCCCACAAGATGTGCTTGTCGGAATCGCAAGCAGTGGACGGACCCCTTATGTTATAGGGGCTTTGAAAGAGGCACACACCATTGGGGCGACAACAATATTTCTCTGCTGTGTTCCACCGCCTGAGCCATTAACAGGATGGGTGACACATTTCATCACACCGATTGTCGGACCTGAGATTATCGCTGGCTCAACCCGATTGAAAGCAGGAACAGCCACAAAATTGGTCCTGAACATGTTGACGACTGTTTCTATGATTAAACTGGGTAAGGTTTACAACAACCTGATGGTAGATGTGCATGCCTCTAACACAAAACTGGTCGCACGGAGCATCCGAATTGTCCAAGCCATCACTGGAGTCGATGCTGTCATGGCTGAAGAAGCCTTAGCAGAGGCAGGGGGGCGCGCCAAGCTTGCGATCGTAATGCTCAAGAAGGGGTTGAACCCAACGGACGCAAACACACTATTAGAAAAACGTGGGGGATTTCTAAGGCAGATTCTTGATTAAAAAATTTTTAATGATTGGATTTCTGCTCCAATTTTCCGTTATCAAAATCGGGTTTTTGATATAGATAAAGAACATCGGGGAATATTGGGAGCATCCATAAAAGGTAAGGAGGAACCGATGGCTACAAAAGTTGGGCTTGCCAAGACCGGTAGGCGACGTTCTAACGTTTTTGAGGCGTTGGACACTATACGCGAGGAACTCACACCCAAAGTCCGTGAGCAGGTCCTATTAAAACCAAATTTTCTCTCCAGTACGAATCAACTCGCCTCGTCGCACGTTGACGCGATGCGCGGTGCGATTGATTTTCTGCTGAGCACACCACATCCGCCAAAAGAGATAATTGTCGCTGAGGGCGCGAATGAAGCATTCTCTGGCGAGGCATTCCAAGTTTTCGGGTATGAAGCACTTCAAGCCGAATACGATCTCCCAATCCGGCTCGTGGATTTGCATCAGGAAACCGAATGGGTAGAAACCACGGTCTTTCTTGCTGAACGCAATGAAGATACCGTGAGGATGCCGAAGATAGTCCTGGATTGTCCCTGTACTCTCTCTGTTGCTATTGCGAAAACACATGATGCCGGTGTTGTAACGCTCGCTATGAAGAATATGATTATGGGCACCTTGCATAAGGAAGATCGGATTAAAATGCACGGCTACCACAGTCACGCAGACCGAGTGCTCCCGCGCGAAGCACAGACGTTAAATATCAATCTACTTCGTCTCTCACGGCATCTTAAGCCCGACATCGCTATTGTTGATGGCACTGTTGGGTTACAAGGCAACGGACCCGGCGGCACCGACTCTGTTCCACTCGGAATAGCGATTGCGAGCGCAGATGTATTCGCAGCCGATGCCGTCACAACAAAAGCGATGGGGTTTGAGCCGTTGGAGATTGGACTGTTTCACTACGCCAATGCGTTAGGATACGGCATCGCAGATCTTGACAAGATTGAGGTCGTCGGACCCGCCGTAGAGACAGTCGCGACCTCGTTTAAGCCGCATGAAACCGCCGAACTCCAGTTCCAATGGCAGGAGCCGAGCCCCGCAGAATATCTGGCGGCAG
This genomic window from Candidatus Poribacteria bacterium contains:
- a CDS encoding ATPase, with the translated sequence MYIIGIDGGGTKTVGILATATGQRLTRVESGPANYHVVGEAKTQAVLEDIVRELYEKADIPATSVVQFCLGMAGLGRPTDREVIGEICDELGICENRILTHDAQIALVGGTEKQEGVIVISGTGAIVYGINAEGSEARASGWGYLLGDEGSGYHIAIKALQAVVRAADGRDDQTELTDRVLNRLELSEPSELIRWTHAASRDTIAQLAEVVFDTARTADAVAAGIIDEAADELVCAAVSVIKQLKFTEPFDIVLSGGNLIHQTMFTDKLRHRFARIQPETSVQLPKHEPAYGAVLLAQASL
- the murQ gene encoding N-acetylmuramic acid 6-phosphate etherase, coding for MHTVLPQGIIKKTEEQNPNSVDIDLKSTSEIIQIFHEEDQKAIKAVEAESEAIAHAIELCVAAFRAGGRLLYVGAGTSGRLGVLDASECPPTFSTSPEMVQGIIAGGDVALRRSVEGEEDKPEKGALAVRERHLTPQDVLVGIASSGRTPYVIGALKEAHTIGATTIFLCCVPPPEPLTGWVTHFITPIVGPEIIAGSTRLKAGTATKLVLNMLTTVSMIKLGKVYNNLMVDVHASNTKLVARSIRIVQAITGVDAVMAEEALAEAGGRAKLAIVMLKKGLNPTDANTLLEKRGGFLRQILD
- a CDS encoding DUF362 domain-containing protein, encoding MATKVGLAKTGRRRSNVFEALDTIREELTPKVREQVLLKPNFLSSTNQLASSHVDAMRGAIDFLLSTPHPPKEIIVAEGANEAFSGEAFQVFGYEALQAEYDLPIRLVDLHQETEWVETTVFLAERNEDTVRMPKIVLDCPCTLSVAIAKTHDAGVVTLAMKNMIMGTLHKEDRIKMHGYHSHADRVLPREAQTLNINLLRLSRHLKPDIAIVDGTVGLQGNGPGGTDSVPLGIAIASADVFAADAVTTKAMGFEPLEIGLFHYANALGYGIADLDKIEVVGPAVETVATSFKPHETAELQFQWQEPSPAEYLAADF